Proteins co-encoded in one Setaria viridis chromosome 9, Setaria_viridis_v4.0, whole genome shotgun sequence genomic window:
- the LOC117835357 gene encoding uncharacterized protein → MDAYCAKIRKLEAHFDGLEFHHVPRDHNIAADVPSKLGSKCAQVPVGVFVQDLRKHSIKVLDPDQANEPSDQASANLKSAEVMMIEAEEDWRALFIALITDQLAPNDNVEHEKLAQRSANYVVIGTELYKKAASTGIMMKCVLHIKGIELLDEIHSGICGSHAASGTLVGKAFRFGFYWPTAVADAKELVKR, encoded by the coding sequence atggatgcttactgtgCAAAAATTCGCAAGCTTGAAGCCCACTTCGACGGCCTCGAGTTCCATCATGTCCCCAGGGACCACAACATCGCTGCCGACGTCCCATCCAAGCTCGGCTCCAAGTGTGCACAAGTTCCAGTCGGCGTATTTGTTCAGGATCTTCGGAAACATTCTATCAAAGTCCTGGACCCCGACCAGGCTAATGAACCTAGTGATCAGGCTTCAGCCAACCTAAAATCCGCcgaggtcatgatgatcgaggcAGAAGAAGATTGGCGCGCCCTATTCATAGCCTTAATCACTGACCAGCTGGCACCAAATGACAATGTTGAACATGAGAAATTAGCTCAGCGCAGTGCAAATTATGTTGTTATAGGCACAGAACTCTACAAAAAAGCTGCATCTACAGGCATAATGATGAAATGCGTTCTACACATTAAAGGCATCGAACTATTAGATGAAATCCACTCGGGAATATGTGGAAGCCACGCTGCTTCTGGCACTTTGGTTGGCAAAGCTTTCCGATtcggcttctactggcccacagcagtagccgatgcaaaggaaCTCGTCAAGCGTTGa